One genomic window of Mesoplodon densirostris isolate mMesDen1 chromosome 14, mMesDen1 primary haplotype, whole genome shotgun sequence includes the following:
- the DPY30 gene encoding protein dpy-30 homolog encodes MEPEQMLEGQTQVAENPHSEYGLTDNVERIVENEKINAEKSSKQKVDLQSLPTRAYLDQTVVPILLQGLAVLAKERPPNPIEFLASYLLKNKAQFEDRN; translated from the exons ATGGAACCAGAGCAGATGCTGGAGGGACAGACGCAG GTTGCAGAAAATCCCCACTCTGAGTACGGTCTCACAGACAACGTCGAG AGGAtagtagaaaatgagaaaattaatgcAGAAAAGTCATCAAAACAGAAAGTGGATCTCCAGTCTTTGCCAACTCGTGCCTATCTGGATCAGACAGTTGTGCCTATCTTATTACAAGGACTTGCTGTGCTTGCAAAGGAAAG acCACCAAATCCCATTGAATTTCTAGCAtcctatcttttaaaaaacaaggcACAGTTTGAAGATCGAAACTGA